The genomic DNA ACAAGGCAATCGACAAGGTGCATCCAGACCTTCGCTTCGACTACCGTCTGCAGATCTCGGGGCTTTAGAATCGCCGGGGCGTTTTGAAGGTTTCGATCACGGCAGCGGAACGCGGAACTGAATGGCGCTGCGTCCAAGCTGGACGGGCTTCTTTAACTTCGGCGGGCCCGATCCCAAACACTCTCTGTCGGTGTCGGGACGCTCGGTGCAGGCTCGCTCTTCTTTCCCTTCCGCTGGTCGTAGCTGATCGAATTCACATACAGTCGCTCGACTTTGGTTCGGGCCCATTCGGTTTTACGCAGGAATTTCAAACTGCTGCTGATACTCGGATCGCTCTGGAAGCAACGGATTTGAATTCGGTCTCCCAACCGTTCCCAACCATACTCGGCAACCAAGTACTCCAGGATCGCTTTTAACGTGATGCCGTGGAGCGGATTGTTCGGCTGAGATGAATCCATGATTTCCTTAAATAATGAGGTAAGTCGGCCAGCGTCAAAAGAGACTCCGTTTAGCACCACTTCGCCGAGGAATCTGAAGTGCGATTGAGGAGGTCTCGCGATACCGGCTGAAGTTTCGCCTTGGGACCGATCAGCCACTAATCGACGCATCGATGTTAACTTTTCGCAGGCAGCTCCACAATGCAAGGGGCGATGGGCAGCGGGGACAGCATGCGTGAAGCGACTTGCGGATAGTTGGCGTACACGCAAATCAGCCGCAACGCGGGTGCGGCTGGTTCTTCTGGCAACCGGACGCTATCGCGTGGCGGTTTAGTCACAACGAGCTTTCTTGCATTAGCCGTTTGGGCGTTAGCCAAATGGCACTCATTTTCACATTCCAGTAACATTTCCCTTCCCACCACATGCGATTGGCACTGAATTTGCGCTAGCGGTTTGGTTTTCTTTTGACTGCCAGAAAAAGCCATTCCATGTCGAGCGATGCAAGAACTCAGAACCTTAGTGCGGCTTTCGAACTGCTCAAACAGTGGACGGACATCGGCGATGCCGATGTGTTTGAAGAGCTTGGGC from Rosistilla oblonga includes the following:
- a CDS encoding VF530 family DNA-binding protein, with protein sequence MDSSQPNNPLHGITLKAILEYLVAEYGWERLGDRIQIRCFQSDPSISSSLKFLRKTEWARTKVERLYVNSISYDQRKGKKSEPAPSVPTPTESVWDRARRS